TATACTCAAAGGTAATTCTTCTGTTAGTGGTTTTTGTATAGTATTGACAACTAGCCATTAATTCTTCATAAGTAAATTGATGTACGATAGGCATAAGTTTCTCTCTAACCTCATCGTCTGCGCCATGAAGAGATATTGCTAAATTCACGCCTGTATTCTCATCAGCAAAATCATATATTCTAGGGACAATACCACAGGTTGAAACAGTAATGCTTCTTTGACCTATGTTTCTACCTTCCTTTGAATTGATTATTTTAATGAATTTCATTAGGTTGTCGTAATTATCAAAAGGTTCACCTGTTCCCATTACAACAATATTAGATATTTTTTCGCCTGCGTTTTTTTCAATCGCATAAATTTGTTCTAACATTTCTGATGGTTTTAAATTTCTAACCAATCCACCAATTGTGGATGCGCAAAACTTGCAGCCCATTTTACAGCCTACTTGAGAAGAAATGCATACTGAATTACCGTGCTTATATGACATTAATACACTTTCAATTACTTGATCATCATCAAGTTCAAAAAGGAATTTCTTTGTTCCATCTTCTTTTGACTTTAAGCAATCTAATTGATCAACGTTAACAATATTACAGGTATCTGTAAGCTTTGTAATTAGCTCTTTTGATAAATTTGACATTTCCTCAAAAGATTGTGCACCTTTTTGATGTAACCAAGTGTATATCTGACTGCTTCTGTACTTTTTTTCGCCTATAGATAAGATAAATTCATTTAGTTCATCTAAATCCATAGATTTAATATCTATTAATCTACTCATATTTTATGCCATCCTTTTCATTTTTGCAATAAAAAAACCATCTGATACTTCATTTATCGGGAGCAATTGCAAAAAACCTTTGTCTTTCGCTGTATTTAGTCCGTTTTTTAGCTCATAATCAATTGGAATTAGCTC
This sequence is a window from Firmicutes bacterium HGW-Firmicutes-1. Protein-coding genes within it:
- a CDS encoding 23S rRNA (adenine(2503)-C(2))-methyltransferase RlmN; translated protein: MSRLIDIKSMDLDELNEFILSIGEKKYRSSQIYTWLHQKGAQSFEEMSNLSKELITKLTDTCNIVNVDQLDCLKSKEDGTKKFLFELDDDQVIESVLMSYKHGNSVCISSQVGCKMGCKFCASTIGGLVRNLKPSEMLEQIYAIEKNAGEKISNIVVMGTGEPFDNYDNLMKFIKIINSKEGRNIGQRSITVSTCGIVPRIYDFADENTGVNLAISLHGADDEVREKLMPIVHQFTYEELMASCQYYTKTTNRRITFEYSLVKGVNDTKDDAYLLTRRLKGMLCHVNLIPMNKVEGKPFEKSDDAAVKNFKRILESKKITTTVRRALGEEVDAACGQLRRSHVEKNNK